A section of the Scomber scombrus chromosome 24, fScoSco1.1, whole genome shotgun sequence genome encodes:
- the LOC133976345 gene encoding MAGUK p55 subfamily member 4-like codes for MRQAVEAQVLNPHCELGEHGLRQILTDVIEEVRQSVNQDIDGAEILHSLLNASWLQSLLKVYECLQRYLRDSPAPALDYASGLSFQLLIDIRALPGCSAEAKELYRILRQPHLQALLSAHDTVAQKDYEPVLPPMPDEVPEDEEATRIICLVKNKQPLGATIKRNDNTGEIFVARVIHGGLADRSGLLHAGDRIIEVNGFPVDGMEPEQVIQVQARSQGTIMFKVIPITERPVHNQTMLYVRSMADYSPQQDPTIPCADAGMSFKKGDVLEIVDQTDAQWWQAKKLPSTMACAGLIPSASLLKRKQKEFWWSQPYLPHACVQTLSTVEEEEDMMAIDDRCEGVEADEEAFESDELREDEDDFSGNSEGIYLVGFRRSMRLCRRRSHSTTQPSCHTRCPSSCNSAFNSPYEEVVRYQRHPQDPQRLIALIGPSGVGVNELRRRLIEMNPNIYQGPIPHTTRAPKGYEESGREYYFTSREIFDNMVYNNCFLEYGEYKGNLYGTSIDAVKEVLNSEKICVIDIEPNAIQAVRTHDLRAYIIYVKPPPVENLKETRQDSYITTNYYVNRPFKDEDFQEIEESARKIESHFAQFFDHVIVNDDLQDSCVQLLTAVRKAQDEPQWVPANWIRPTSES; via the exons ATGAGGCAGGCGGTGGAGGCTCAGGTGTTAAACCCCCACTGTGAGCTCGGAGAACACG gCCTGCGTCAGATCCTGACAGATGTGATTGAGGAGGTGAGGCAGTCAGTAAATCAGGATATTGATGGAGCGGAGATTCTCCACAGTCTGCTGAACGCTTCCTGGCTGCAGTCGTTGCTCAAG GTTTATGAGTGTCTTCAAAGGTACCTGAGAGATTCCCCGGCTCCGGCTCTGGACTACGCTTCAGGACTCTCATTTCAG CTGCTGATAGACATCAGAGCGTTACCAGGCTGCTCTGCGGAGGCCAAGGAGCTCTATCGAATCCTGAGACAACCTCACCTGCAG GCTCTCCTCTCAGCTCATGATACGGTGGCCCAGAAGGACTATGAGCCGGTGTTGCCTCCGATGCCCGACGAGGTGCCGGAAGATGAGGAGGCCACCCGGATCATCTGCCTGGTGAAGAACAAACAGCCTCTG GGAGCGACTATAAAGAGAAACGACAACACAGGGGAGATTTTTGTGGCTCGTGTGATTCATGGAGGTCTGGCTGATCGGAGCG gtctgCTCCATGCAGGGGACAGGATCATAGAGGTTAACGGTTTTCCGGTGGACGGGATGGAGCCGGAGCAAGTTATCCAAGTC CAAGCCAGGTCACAAGGCACCATCATGTTCAAAGTCATTCCCATCACAGAGAGGCCGGTCCACAACCAGACCATG CTGTACGTTCGGTCCATGGCAGACTACAGCCCTCAGCAGGATCCCACAATCCCCTGCGCCGACGCCGGTATGAGCTTCAAAAAGGGCGACGTGCTTGAGATCGTAGACCAGACCGACGCTCAGTGGTGGCAGGCCAAGAAACTTCCCAGCACCATGGCCTGCGCCGGCCTCATCCCCTCCGCCAGCCTGCTCAAACG GAAGCAGAAGGAGTTCTGGTGGTCTCAGCCTTATCTGCCACATGCCTGCGTACAAACCT TGAGCACTGTAGAGGAAG AGGAAGATATGATGGCCATCGATGACAGATGTGAAGGTGTTGAAGCAG atGAGGAAGCATTTGAATCTG ACGAGCTCAGAGAAG ACGAGGATGACTTCAGCGGCAACAGTGAAGGAATCTACTTAG TGGGCTTCAGGCGCAGCATGCGTCTGTGTCGTCGTCGGTCTCACAGCACCACCCAGCCGTCCTGCCACACCCGCTGCCCCAGCAGCTGCAACAGCGCCTTCAACAGCCCCTACGAGGAGGTGGTACGCTACCAGCGCCACCCGCAGGACCCACAACGCCTCATCGCCCTCATAG GTCCGTCTGGTGTTGGTGTGAATGAACTTCGGAGGCGTTTGATTGAAATGAATCCCAACATCTACCAGGGACCAATACCTC ACACCACGAGAGCACCCAAAGGATACGAGGAGTCCGGCAGAGAGTATTACTTCACCAGCCGCGAAATCTTTGACAACATGGTGTATAACAACTG CTTTCTGGAGTACGGAGAGTACAAAGGCAATCTGTACGGCACCAGCATCGACGCTGTGAAGGAAgttttaaacagtgaaaaaatcTGCGTCATTGACATCGAACCAAAT GCCATTCAGGCAGTGAGGACTCATGATCTGAGAGCCTACATCATCTATGTGAAGCCGCCACCAGTGGAGAACCTCAAGGAGACGAGACAGGACTCATACATCACCACCAATTACTACGTCAACCGACCGTTCAAA GATGAGGACTTCCAGGAGATAGAAGAATCAGCCCGTAAGATCGAGTCCCACTTCGCGCAGTTCTTCGACCACGTGATCGTCAACGATGATCTGCAGGACTCGTGCGTGCAGCTGCTGACGGCGGTGAGGAAGGCGCAGGACGAGCCGCAGTGGGTCCCCGCCAACTGGATACGACCCACCTCCGAGTCGTAA
- the LOC133976354 gene encoding transmembrane protein 237B-like, producing MEAGGSKKMRPRELPPLPQRGQRALPTMPSQDTAGEVAVGKHKKKRLRKEANGVDDMDDQGMEMGSRRVSAVGEQLTFETTSDPPPQRRRRKKKSATIDLEDDQAELVNGDAVDQTTDGEEVVKKSKKKKKARVIETPQLPDELDVEEDDIITDTLPPIPQHSLFTAPQGQSQPVGKVFVERNKRFQAAERSEWRKTSDQMENLPELQHIHPLWTTRDVSLRVHEGFRVLGLYCHGFLAGYAVWNIVVVYMLAGQHLTSLSNLLEQYHSMAYPSQSLLYMLLAISTVAAFDRVNMAKSSIALREFITLDPVAIASFLYFSALVLSLSQQMTSDHINLYPDFNTTLWPPGSEHQILHPWVTVNLVVALLVGLAWIFIASRPEIDYTECYLMAMEIELPKPEDKSEMMA from the exons ATGGAGGCGGGAGGCTCAAAG AAAATGCGACCCAGGGagctgcctcctcttcctcag cgAGGACAACGAGCACTTCCAACAATGCCAAG TCAAGACACAGCTG GAGAAGTGGCGGTAGGAAAacataagaagaagaggctgaGAAAAGAGGCGAATGGAGTCGATGATATGGACG ATCAGGGGATGGAGATGGGCAGCAGGAGGGTGTCTGCGGTCGGGGAGCAGCTCACATTTGAAACCACGAGCGACCCGCctccacagaggaggaggaggaaaaagaaaagtgccACTATAG ATCTTGAAGACGACCAAGCCGAACTGGTGAACGGAGATGCAGTCGATCAGACCACCGACGGAGAAGAAGtagttaaaaaaagcaaaaagaagaa GAAGGCGAGAGTCATCGAAACGCCGCAGCTTCCCGACGAGTTGGACGTAGAggaggatgacatcatcaccgaCACACTGCCTCCGATCCCCCAGCATTCCTTGTTCACGGCGCCGCAGGGCCAGAGTCAGCCGGTCGGGAAGGTTTTTGTCGAGAGGAACA agCGTTTCCAGGCAGCCGAGCGCTCAGAGTGGAGGAAGACTAGCGACCAGATGGAAAACCTACCAGAACTCCAGCACATTCATCCGCTCTGGACCACCAGAGACGTTTCTCTCAGGGTGCACGAAGGCTTCAG GGTGTTGGGTCTGTACTGTCACGGCTTCCTGGCGGGTTACGCCGTGTGGAACATCGTGGTGGTTTACATGTTAGCCGGTCAGCACCTCACCTCTCTGTCCAACCTGCTGGAGCAGTATCACAGCATGGCGTACCCCTCCCAGTCTCTGCTCTACATGCTGCTGGCCATCAGCACGGTGGCCGCCTTCGACAG AGTGAACATGGCCAAAAGCTCCATAGCTCTGCGGGAGTTTATCACGCTGGATCCCGTCGCTATCGCCTCATTCT TGTATTTCTCAGCGTTGGTCCTCTCCCTCAGCCAGCAGATGACCAGCGATCATATCAACCTCTACCCGGACTTCAACACGACATTATG GCCTCCAGGGTCAGAGCACCAGATTCTCCACCCCTGGGTGACGGTCAATCTTGTGGTGGCTCTGCTCGTTGGCCTGGCCTGGATCTTCATCGCCTCCCGACCCGAGATCGACTACACTGAGT gtTATCTGATGGCGATGGAGATCGAGCTTCCGAAACCAGAGGACAAATCCGAGATGATGGCCTGA
- the LOC133976350 gene encoding cytochrome P450 20A1: MLDFAIFAVTFVIILVGAVLYLYPSSRRASGIPGLNPTDEKDGNLQDIVSRGSLHEFLVSLHQEFGSVASFWFGGRPVVSLGSVHQLRQHINPNHTTDSFETMLKSLLGYQSGMGGGASETIVRKKVYESAINSTLKNNLPHLLKLVEELVGKWKSFPESQHIPLGAHLLGLSMKTVTQLALGERFKDDADVISFRKNHDVIWSEIGKGYLDGSLEKSSSRKGHYEKALSEMESVLLSVAKERKAQRKQTVFVDALLQSTLTERQIMEDCMVFTLAGCVIAANLCIWALHFLSTSEEVQDKLYKELEQVLGSDPVTLDKIPQLKYCQQVLNETVRTAKLTPVAARLQEVEGKVDQHVIPKESLVIYALGVVLQDSDTWSIPYRFDPDRFEEDSAKKSFCLLGFSGNQTCPELRFAYTVATVLLSTLVRQLKLHPLKGQVMEVRSELVSTPKDETWVTVSRRS; encoded by the exons ATGCTGGACTTTGCCATCTTTGCTGTCACGTTTGTCATCATTTTGGTGGGAGCTGTCCTGTATTTATATCCA TCATCCAGAAGGGCCTCTGGCATCCCAGGTCTCAACCCTACAGATGAGAA GGATGGAAACTTGCAGGACATCGTGAGCAGAGGCAGTCTGCATGAATTCCTCGTCAGTCTACATCAGGAGTTTGGGTCGGTGGCGTCGTTCTGGTTCGGCGGGCGTCCGGTGGTCAGCCTTGGCTCCGTGCATCAGCTACGGCAACACATCAACCCCAACCACACAa CCGACTCCTTTGAGACGATGCTGAAGTCGTTGCTAGGTTACCAGTCAGGGATGGGAGGCGGGGCCAGTGAGACCATCGTCAGGAAGAAGGTGTACGAGAGCGCCATCAACAGCACGCTGAAGAACAACCTCCCTCACCTGCTCAAG ctggtggaggagctggtcGGGAAGTGGAAGTCGTTCCCAGAGTCTCAGCACATCCCGCTAGGCGCCCACCTGCTGGGTCTGTCCATGAAGACCGTCACTCAGCTGGCCCTGGGCGAGCGCTTCAAAGACGACGCCGACGTCATTTCCTTCCGCAAGAACCACGACgtg ATCTGGTCAGAAATCGGAAAAGGCTACTTGGACGGCTCCTTGGAGAAGAGCTCCAGCAGAAAAGGGCATTATGAGAAAG CTCTGTCAGAGATGGAGTCGGTGCTGCTGTCAGTGGCAAAAGAGAGGAAAGCCCAGAGGAAGCAGACAGTGTTTGTGGACGCTCTGCTCCAGTCGACTCTCACAGAACGACAG ATCATGGAGGACTGTATGGTTTTCACTTTGGCCGGATGTGTCATCGCTGCCAACT TGTGCATCTGGGCTCTTCACTTCCTGTCCACCTCAGAAGAAGTCCAGGACAAGTTGTACAAGGAGCTGGAGCAGGTTTTGGGCTCTGATCCAGTTACCTTGGACAAAATCCCTCAGCTCAA ATACTGCCAGCAGGTGCTCAACGAGACGGTGAGGACTGCCAAGCTGACCCCCGTCGCGGCTCGGCTGCAGGAAGTGGAGGGAAAAGTCGATCAACACGTCATCCCCAAAGAG AGTTTGGTGATCTATGCTTTGGGAGTGGTGCTGCAAGACTCTGACACCTGGAGCATCCCATACAG GTTTGACCCCGATCGATTCGAGGAGGATTCGGCCAAGAAGAGCTTCTGTCTGCTCGGTTTCTCTGGGAATCAAACCTGCCCAGAGCTGAG GTTCGCCTACACTGTCGCTACGGTCCTGCTCAGCACGCTGGTGCGGCAGCTGAAGCTCCACCCGTTGAAGGGGCAGGTCATGGAGGTCAGATCTGAGCTGGTGTCTACGCCTAAAGACGAAACCTGGGTCACCGTTAGCAGAAGAAGCTAA